CCCTGCCTTTCAGaagagaattttccagaaatggtttattttagcaaaaatacacgTGTTTGGGATGTTGTAGCAAACAACTGTATACCTGACTTAAGGGTGACGCAATACGTGGAAGTGGACTTTTCATGGACGTTttgatgctgtttgttttttgagCAGTACTGGCACGCATTGAACTCTGCTGTGTCGGGAACGTTGTTATCTCGAtgtccataaaaacatgagatcaaAAATTTTACAGAGAGATGTGGGGAAATGGTGATTTTAAGTTGGAGTACACGTTAATGCGATTTTGTAAGCTGATGGCAAGATCAATACTTAAGAGTGTGGACTGAGCAGGTGTCCTTGTGCTTTGCTGAAACAGCAACAGTACTGGATGGACACAGATGACAGCAAACTATGAGCTGAACACACCCAACATTCAGCCGGAGTCCGTGGTGCTGCAGCAGATTCGCTCAAACATCTTGGTGAACTACGACCAGACGTCCCTGGCAGTGAATGGTGAGTATATGGACCACCAGATTTAAAGCCTGTAGTTTGAAATGGTCACCTGTCTGCCTCGGCCAGTCCTACTGCCACAAGTCAATTTCAACAATGAAAGCAGACACATTAATACTGTCAAGTATACAGAGGATAGGCAAATTCTCACTTGATCGTCCAACACAACATGTCGCCTCTCTCAAGATCCAATAGGCACTATAGAATAGGTGAACGTGGCACCCTATAAATTAGATAGATGAGCAATAAACAAGGAAAGGTACAACACATTAAATACTCTTATACAGAGAGATAATAAGAAAGCagcattgtcatgtgtacagagtacataaAGAGTGTATCTTGAACATATGAATAAAATCGTGTCACCATTCTCCAGTACCATAATATCAAGAGTGCATTAAAGACACaactccattttattttaatagaaaataCAAGTCACCATTGTGAATACTCATGTCAGCTTATCTTAAATGGTGCCTTTCACGCTTACCATTCTCTCTCACATGGGCTACcactcatttttttctatttcatctATAGATTGTATATAGCAGTAGTACTGCCATGAAAACTGCTTTGCTGCTCCTCACAAACCAAAGTGACAAAAAGAGTCACCACAGTTGTCTCCAGTGACCAAGTCAGTCTCGTCAGTATGTGACCTGGGAAGCCAAGACATTGCAGTAACAAGAGCACTGACCATTATTCGTAATGGATTCATTTGTTATCAGGAAgtggggtaaagtaattattaccagaGGACCTCTGCAAGGGCGGCACggctggcgcagtggtagcactgccacctcgcagttaggagactcgggtttgcttcccaggtcctccatgcgtggagtttgcatgttctccccgtgtttgcgtgggtttcctcccacagtccaaaggcatgcaggtgaggtgcattagcgattctaaattgttcctagtatgtgcttggtgtgtgtgcgtgtgtgcaccatatggtgggctggcaccctgcccggggtttatttcctgccttgcgctctgtgttggctgggattggctccagcagaccccccgtgaccctgcagttaggatatagcgggttggataatggatggatggacctctgCAGTTTTAGTCCCATCTGAGTTGCTCATGTCAGTAACTTTTTACAGATTGTGCGTTCACATTTCTGTAAAGATTACGGACACTTTTACTGTCTATAAACCGTTCATACAAATAAGCACAGGTTCAACTTGTCCCATGCAGATCAACATGTCAGTAAAATTCCAGCATTTGAGTGATTTGAAGGcgactaaaattacagaggtactctggaaaaaaaaaaaaagtgtccttcCTCCTGTTGTAAAGCTCATCCCATCCAAATAGGGCTTAAGGCTCATCATTCCTTCAATGAACTGGAATAAGCAGACAAAGTAGGAGTTGCTGTTTCTTTGTGTCCACTTTTGAAAACAGCTATCCATTACCCTAGAGGTGAAATGCAGATGGCCTGAAGTAAAGCAACTCCAAGCTTGGTCCACCTATCAGTGACTCAGTAACAGAAATTCAAAGACAGTACCGCCACTTCCATCCGAATCGATGACACAGTCAAACGACTCCATTCTGTCCAGGGAAGTCCACACAGCACCACATGAAGGGCTACATGCAGCAAGTGACTGGTCTTCTGTTGATTGTCATCCCTAGGAGTCAACACAATGTTCAGTAGCTTCTCCTACTCCCTGCGAATTACAAGCCTCAACTTCACAAACGACCTTACCAACAAAGGGTCCATGCAGTTTGCTGCAAGCTCCTTGAACATTTCCAGCGCTGTAAGTATTGCAGAGTCGTATGGGACACCTGGGCATTGCACTGCATCTCCGACTGACATCTGGTGTCTTCATTCCACAGCTGGCCTCACTCTTCCACTCCAAGAGTAATCTCGTGCAGGTTTTCATCAACAACTTTACGTAAGTGTCTGTCACACTCAATTGGCTTGCTGTCATTCTTTCTGGTTAAACACCACACTTTCTTCTCTTCACAGCCAAGGCTCGGTAGTTGCCAATACACAGCTTATCTTCACGCAGAACTCCATTTCTGATGCACAGGTGCAACAGGTCATCTTGAATGGAGCAAGCAATTTGACTGCAGTTGGCATCGTCATTGATCCGGCCTCATTCAGCACCTCTAGTAAGTTCAACTTTCCTGTCATATTCTTCCTTGCAAATCTCCCACCAACTAGTGACAGAAACAGGCAAGGAATTCGACAGCAGATGACAGACACAAACAGCATGGCATGCGGTGGTCAGGGCAAGTGTGGAAAAGAGAGAGTGTGCTTCATTCTTAGCAAAAGGCCAATAAAAATAAAGGGGTACATACAGACAAGTCCAAAGTACGGCTGGTCATGTTGAACAGTCAGGGTGGCACAACACGGAGAGTCAAAATGAAAACCTCCTCACCGCATTGACTCTGTTTGTTTGCTTTGTCTGTTTTGCTCATACAGGTACAACAACTACAAGCACCAGCACAGCCTCGTCCAACAGCACCAGCTCTGCACCTCAGGCTACACAAGCCAATGGAACTCAACCAGCAGCAGCTACACCAACCAGTATGGCACCTGCTAATGGGACTACACAAACCAACACAACCACCATAACTGCAGCTCCAAATAACGTAACTTCAACAAGCATCCAGAACAACAGCACAGCCTTACCAACTGCACAAACCGTTGCAGCATCTGTGACGACCGTCAACAACACAAACTCCACAACTGCACATACCGTTGCAGCATCTGTGACGACCCTCAACAACACAAACTCCACAACTGCACAAACCGTTGCAGCATCTGTGACGACCCTCAACAACACAAACTCCACAACTGCACATACCGTTGCAGCATCTGTGACGACCGTCAACAACACAAACTCCACAACTGCACATACCGTTGCAGCATCTGTGACGACCGTCAACAACACAAACTCCACAACTGCACAAACCGTTGCAGCATCTGTGACGACTGTCAACAACACAAACTCCACAACTGCACAAACCGTTGCAGCATCTGTGACGACCCTCAACAACACAAACTCCACAACTGCACATACCGTTGCAGCATCTGTGACGACCGTCAACAACACAAACTCCACAACTGCACATACCGTTGCAGCATCTGTGACGACCGTCAACAACACAAACTCCACAACTGCACAAACCGTTGCAGCATCTGTGACGACCGTCAACAACACAAACTCCACAACTGCACAAACCGTTGCAGCATCTGTGACGACCCTCAACAACACAAACTCCACAACTGCACATACCGTTGCAGCATCTGTGACGACTGTCAACAACACAAACTCCACAACTGCACAAACCGTTGCAGCATCTGTGACGACCCTCAACAACACAAACTCCACAACTGCACATACCGTTGCAGCATCTGTGACGACCGTCAACAACACAAACTCCACAACTGCACAAACCGTTGCAGCATCTGTGACGACCGTCAACAACACAAACTCCACAACTGCACATACCGTTGCAGCATCTGTGACGACCGTCAACAACACAAACTCCACAACTGCACAAACCGTTGCAGCATCTGTGACGACTGTCAACAACACAAACTCCACAACTGCACAAACCGTTGCAGCATCTGTGACGACCCTCAACAACACAAACTCCACAACTGCACAAACCATTGCAGCATCTGTGACGACCCTCAACAACACAAACTCCACAACTGCACAAACCGTTGCAGCATCTGTGACGACCCTCAACAACACAAACTCCACAACTGCACATACCGTTGCAGCATCTGTGACGACCCTCAACAACACAAACTCCACAACTGCACAAACCGTTGCAGCATCTGTGACGACCCTCAACAACACAAACTCCACAACTGCACAAACCTTTGCAGCATCTGTGACGACCGTCAACAACACAAACTCCACAACTGCACAAACCGTTGCAGCATCTGTGACGACCGTCAACAACACAAACTCCACAACTGCACAAACCTTTGCAGCATCTGTGACGACCGTCAACAACACAAACTCCACAACTGCACAAACCGTTGCAGCATCTGTGACGACCGTCAACAACACAAACTCCACAACTGCACAAACCGTTGCAGCATCTGTGACGACCGTCAACAACACAAACTCCACAACTGCACAAACCGTTGCAGCATCTGTGACGACCGTCAACAACACAAACTCCACAACTGCACAAACCGTTGCAGCATCTGTGACGACCCTCAACAACACAAACTCCACAACTGCACAAACCGTTGCAGCATCTGTGACGACCGTCAACAACACAAACTCCACAACTGCACAAACCGTTGCAGCATCTGTGACGACCGTCAACAACACAAACTCCACAGCTGCACAAACCGTTGCAGCATCTGTGACGACCGTCAACAACACAAACTCCACAGCTGCACAAACCGTTACAACATCTGTGACGACCCTCAACAACACAAACTCCACAACTGCACAAACCGTTGCAGCATCTGTGACGGCCGCCAACAGCACAAACTCGCCAACCACCAGCACACCAAGCAGCAGTGCCAACTCAACTGTGAGTCTTCAGTTCACCGTTATGGACACTTTCACACCTGACCTTAACAATGCGACTTCAGAAGCATACAAGAACTTCACTGGTCGGATCATCCATGGAGTGAGTGCCTACTTTTATACTCCAGTTGGATAGCTTTGGGCTCGCCACTCAGAGCCATGTCTTGCCTTTGTGTTGCACTGTTTCTGTCTATTAATGTAGACAACAGTTGTACAGTTAAGTTCTGTACCTGGGGAGGTGCAATTAGCCATGTGGTTCAAGGATTGCTTCTCTACAATATGTGCGGCTGTGGCCTCCTGCCACGCAAGATGCCTACAGGCAATTGGGCCCCAGTCCAGTGAGCTTGCCTGTGCTTTCTGGCTGAATGGTCGGGTCTCGTCTGATTTGCGTGTTTCTTTAGAGCCGATATTTCATGTTCTGCAGTGCATCACTAATTTTCAGCTTTTATGTTTTTTAGCTTGATGAGACCTTCAAATTCCAGTTCAAGGAGAAGTTTAACAGGACTGAAATCAAGCGACTCAGGTAAGAATGAAGGTATTGTGTCCCAGTCTCAGTCTTTGGGTGTATCACATAAATAACTCGCTCTCAGACCCTGCAGCACCTCATGATTGAAATGCAGTTTGAGATTCAAGTGGACTGAACAGCAGAGAAGACTGCATCTCAGATTGCAAAGTTTCTAAAAAGCCACCTGTGATGGCAATGTCATCAGaagagaggggatgaagtgacaAGGACCTGCCACTTGTCATCTCTCCCCTCTGTTTGCACCATCACTTATTTCATAAGAAAGTCAAACATGGCAAGCAGATGGACAGTGCTGCCTATGCCCTGCCCAGAACAGTGTTCATGCAAGACGGGACACTTGTGTCTTAGTGTGCACTATTTCCCAGTTTCATCTTGACCCTGTTAGACAATTAAATGGCTCCCCCTTTTATATGATACCTACATACACACTGCTACTTTGAATGAGAGGTGGGCAAGGACATGGTATAGGGATCTAGCGACTGTGCACCTTTGGATATTTTGTGCCAGTCGTCGTCTTTATCAAACTTTGCTTCAGCCCTCACTCTACATGCCACTTAACATATTACAattccacattaataaaaggatacgtgtctttgtgtccatccagttgctatgtctctgtcattccaacagatggcacatcacaaatatttgtagtaatccatccatccatccattttctaacacgctgaatccgaacacagggtcacgggggtctgctggagccaatcccagccaacacagggcacaaggcaggaaacaatcctgggcagggtgccaacccaccgcagtatttgtagtaatgcattttactactacaaatgtttgtgatgtaccatccattcgaatgacaaatgcaatgcatattattCTTACAAGCATAACAatttacattccaatagatgattcACTGCAAACGTTACTGCTGAAGTCTACGATCATTACTTAGATTTCACACTACCTTGGGTGGGTGGCACAGCCGGTCAATTCCACTAAAAGAACAAGAGTTTCAGGGCAGGTGAATCACCACTTACACCTGTGACACACACATCACTCCTCAAGAGCACATGAATCAGTGAATGTGCTGCCTGCCCCCCAAAAAAACACATGGTGCCTATCAAGCTAGAATTTTCTTTCTGAAAGACAAGAGTCAATGATGGAGATCCCACGAGGACAGTCAAAGATGAATAATGAGTCAGCAATGGCAAAGTGTGCCTCAATTGGGCTGGtactaagataaaaaaaatggaatagtAGGGATGAGTAAATGAAAGGCAAGTACGCTGAAAGCACTCAAGGAAGAGAAGCCTTTGCACACACAAACTCCAGCAGTCAACTGTTTGtgtctttcttcagcccgggtTCCGTCAAAGTTGAGGCCAACTGCATCTTCAATGCCAATACCAACGTCACCAGTACTGAAGTGGTTCGAAGTGTCGTACAGGGAATAAACAGTGGTGCACTGAGCAGCCTCAACATCAATGAGAACACCATTTCTTCCAACAGTGAGTAAAGTAATGCTGCCTCTGCTCCTGAATGGGTTCTGGTCCAGCAGCATCCAGgccagtttttattgtttttaaaatgccaCAAGTGCCCAGTCCCTTCAACTGTTGTGTGACTCTGATAATCAGTGGCAAATCAAGCCAAGATCAATCTCCGGAGAAGTGAGCTGTGGATGTTTTCTTAACATAACGTGATTCAGTCCTGTGAGCTCAACACCCAATAAACGAGCCCTCGGGTTCTTTTGTGTCTCACTGCAGATGTAACTGTGCAGAGTCTGGGGCCCATCACTGTGCACATCGAGCTCATCATCTTCATTGGCTTTTCAAGTGCGCCTCAGCTCAACAGCATCTTGGACAACTGGGTAAGAACAGTGAAAGCACTTCCATCTTGCCATGTCCCATGTGGCTTCTAACCAGCAGCTTGCTTTCTTCCTTTCAGCTGCAGCCATTCCTGATGGCGATATATAATGCAAGTAGTGTGAGCGGCAACTACACCTACAGGCGAGTATCACTGCCGAGTGCCAAGGTGGCTATGGGCTGCCTACCACACTTCTCTTCTAACCACTTGCCTTCTCCTTTACCCAACAGTGACAGCAACGGCTGGACCAAAGTTGTGTCAGACAAGCTGGTGAACACAACGGCCCTGCTCCCAGACGACACGGTCTTTCAGGGTCTTCTAGCCAGCAAAAGTCCTGTGCTTTATCAAATTTCTTCTGTGAAGATTAACAGTAAGCATGCATTTATTTACCCCTGGCACACCCAACACACCTGATTTGGGGGCCATACCCCAGGTTTTTTAGGCCAGTGAACCCAAGTATTGGACCAGCCAGTGTATAACTAACCGCACAACAAATTCATCCACATGAAGTTCGCTCAGTTAATTTCATTCAGTGTCAATGAGGCCATCTCATCTGTCACGCCGCACTTGCACATGCACCGAATTCTTTTCTGTTATCCTAAGCCAGAGTCAAGCAACTGAAAGAGTGGCTACCACACAAGCTCACTCTGTATTatgcaaaaacttaaacaagtTAACAGCCTGACATTCCAATCAAGTAGCCGACTAAACGGCTGCTCTAAAACCTCACATGCCAGGGAACACAAACCCCGACTCTCCTCCACATGAGCAGTGCTGGACATCTTGCTCACATCCCCAGATTTCTCTTCTGTGTATGCTGGTGCATCTTCACCTACATCTTCCTCATATACTTAACTTCTGGCCATGTTTCTTATCTGCTGTTGATTGCAGATGTCACCTCGGCTCACTTAACAATTTCAGCAGGTTCTTCCATTTGCTTCTcgtttgctttttcttttacttcaggCTGATGGCTCAGCTACCACACCTTGCTTAGTGCAGTTTTCTCTCTCTGATCTGCCCATATCCAAGTCAAATTGTCACTCAAAGCCTTTGTTCTGTCAGGCAAGGCCAAGGTCTATAGAAAGGTAATCTCTTCTTTGAGATGGAGTTCTGGGCAAAGCTGTCAGAGAGGACATCTAGGAGGAGGCAGATGTGCTTCTTTGAACTTCAAGTGTCATATGGTGTGGCAAAAGGCTACATTCACATGGCAgctcaattctgatttttttttccagtgttgcGTGCCAGTGCTATGATCTTACTTTAGATTTAGTCTGGATTTAGACCACTTTGGTGTGAGGTTATAAGGCCGATACAGGCACATGTAACTTGAATGTGACCTGTGCTGCTACACTTGAATCAGAATTTTCTGGAAACTTAAAGACTTCCCAAATAATTGTATGTCACTGTTAATGTGACCTTTGTCATATCTCTGTGCTGAAAATCCAGATGGAGTTTAGTGCTGACTAAGCAAGCAAACAGAAAATGAGAGAGGTGGACCCAATTGCTGCATGTTTTCTGATGGACATGGCACACATTTGTCCCCCAAAAGAGTCTTACAGAAACACATGATCCTATGATTAAGTCATTTGAACAGTCAGAAAAGAAAGACAATGATATGTGCCAAAAATCTTCTAAGTCCCTTTTAACTAAGATGTGAAAATAGCCAAAGGGGGCCTATTCTTCATCTCATGTACACAGTCTGCTCCGGCTGCCTCTATTGACTTTTGTTCCCTTAACTCTGCAGATTTCATTGCACAAAGCCTGTACCAGACATTCCAACAAAGCTTTAGAATAACTAACAAGAATTTTGACTCCACGCTTAGCAACAAGAGCTCTACTCAATTCATGAGCTTCAGCCAAGAGGTGGTAACTACAGTGAGTACTGTTCACATGGAGTCTGTGCATTTCTGTCCTTCATAGTAGGACTGCACATCTTAAAGCTCTGCGACTTTGTCCCCACAGGTGTCCATGCTGTTTTCAGACCAGAATGGATTTCAGCAGTTGTTCATCAACACCTTCACGTGGGTATTAGCTGCTTTGTCAAATTGTGTCAGCACTGCCTCTGCTGTGTAACACTCTTGTTGGTCTCCACAGGTCAGGCTCCGTCGTGGCCAACAGCAGCTttgtatacaacaacaacatgggTTCAAGCTCACAGATACAGCAGACTCTTGCAAATGGAATCAGCACACTCTCCTTATCGGGACTTGACATCGATCCTGTATCACTTTTTCCTGGTGGTAAGTTGTATCTCTGTCTTGTTGGTAATATGGCAGTGTAACTTTGTGTCTCCAAGTGACGTGTAGTGGGCTGGTTTTGTACATTTGGTTTCCAAGTTCTCCTCACCTACTGGCTTTTTGTCCCatcaagacagcagtgctattggctcacatttcatttgtttttttctagtgACTCTTCCACCATCCACTCCAAGGCCATTCCCAGGATTTGCTGTGGCCATCATCGTGCTTTGTGGCTTGGCCATCCTGTGCTTCCCGCTAATCATTATTGCTGTAAGTGCTTAGAaattcatgcagaacagagatcATCATTTTAGGCTGAGTCAAGGATGAGTCACTTTACTGTCTTTTGGTGTGGCACCCAGAAAATTGCAGCAATGGAATTTACAGAAGGgaagatgtttattttttgtaacattttgacCTTAAGGAAATCTTTACTAGCACGTTATGATGAACAAAGTCATATATCAGTTTTTGATGATCACTATAGTCCCGTGCATTACAGTCCTAAACAAAATGCTTTTCTGTTTCTCATTCCATATAAATCTTCCCcatattcatttttcatcttGTTTCAGCTTGTGAAGACCGGCGCATGTAGGAAACTGTCCCGTGCTTTCGCTCTCAAAACACCCAGCAGTACGGACCTGAAGATTCCTCTTTGGGATGTAAGTTTGTCCTCTGGCTTTGAGAATTGGAGATTCCATAAGACTCTGTATATGTAACTACCTTTTGTTCTTCTCTATTCTTTGCAGGATTAGGAAAGGTCCACTGAAGATAGGAGTTCTTCAAAAATACTTAGATGTTTACTTTGTCCTAAACTTGCACAAAAGAAGACGAGTTCTAATATATATttggatttttattatttgtactgCCGCAGATTTTGAATCCTTTCCCTCATTCTCAAATGTCTCTTCAGTGATCCAGCTGAAAGTCTGATTTCACACACCAAATAAATAAAGCTAAGAATCAATCACAGAACACTGGAATTCGCATACTTGCAAACTGTGGACGCTATCCCCTATTGTATACTTCCAAGTGTTTCCTTCAAGATGTTTTAATAAATGACCCAGCAGCAGGCACATTTGGCTGCATGTCAGTCTTACCAGAAGGAGCTTTGCTAAGCCAGTAGCCCTGCAACTCACTGAGTGGTTGGTTATCAAGCCCCAGGTCACATGTAAAGGATGAAGAAAATCTCAGCTGAGGGTCAATCTGCTGCTCATCACAGCA
The Erpetoichthys calabaricus chromosome 17, fErpCal1.3, whole genome shotgun sequence genome window above contains:
- the LOC114667715 gene encoding mucin-3A-like, with translation MGRGRAARLLPPIGLASIWSLLMLSTVMTQAVSAKCGESTVNTTSTSYQDNCTSPNTSSAFSQDVSPSPTSSAFSQEVSPSPTSSAFSQEVPPSPTTSAFHQEGSPSPSSSSFSQEVPPSPSSSSFNQGVPPSPTSSIFHQEVSPSPTNSLFPSMPSSTLPPHLLSNSASPSSTLLPSTLSQEAPPSPISSLFPSMPSSTLPPHLLSNSASPTPPSSPLLPVSFSNGISPSSPSNTVFPTPTSNGTPPSPPSSMSPSLASSTNPHSVFTSTSSPSSSGPTDLSSFSTSSTAPPTVTSSNSTLPLVAAPIVFKINQQFNSELSNKSSPVFKFFSDEVSGELTGVYKRQFPETFERVDILSFSNGSILTNASVIFQTAVTAAPSPSDIVRTLATGVQSNALGNLSVIADTIVSTGVTLSSLPPLAVQIQMIVLTSFGTPESENLTSIINQKLMDILSLAYNGTIVNSSVSSSNSTGWTQMTANYELNTPNIQPESVVLQQIRSNILVNYDQTSLAVNGVNTMFSSFSYSLRITSLNFTNDLTNKGSMQFAASSLNISSALASLFHSKSNLVQVFINNFTQGSVVANTQLIFTQNSISDAQVQQVILNGASNLTAVGIVIDPASFSTSSTTTTSTSTASSNSTSSAPQATQANGTQPAAATPTSMAPANGTTQTNTTTITAAPNNVTSTSIQNNSTALPTAQTVAASVTTVNNTNSTTAHTVAASVTTLNNTNSTTAQTVAASVTTLNNTNSTTAHTVAASVTTVNNTNSTTAHTVAASVTTVNNTNSTTAQTVAASVTTVNNTNSTTAQTVAASVTTLNNTNSTTAHTVAASVTTVNNTNSTTAHTVAASVTTVNNTNSTTAQTVAASVTTVNNTNSTTAQTVAASVTTLNNTNSTTAHTVAASVTTVNNTNSTTAQTVAASVTTLNNTNSTTAHTVAASVTTVNNTNSTTAQTVAASVTTVNNTNSTTAHTVAASVTTVNNTNSTTAQTVAASVTTVNNTNSTTAQTVAASVTTLNNTNSTTAQTIAASVTTLNNTNSTTAQTVAASVTTLNNTNSTTAHTVAASVTTLNNTNSTTAQTVAASVTTLNNTNSTTAQTFAASVTTVNNTNSTTAQTVAASVTTVNNTNSTTAQTFAASVTTVNNTNSTTAQTVAASVTTVNNTNSTTAQTVAASVTTVNNTNSTTAQTVAASVTTVNNTNSTTAQTVAASVTTLNNTNSTTAQTVAASVTTVNNTNSTTAQTVAASVTTVNNTNSTAAQTVAASVTTVNNTNSTAAQTVTTSVTTLNNTNSTTAQTVAASVTAANSTNSPTTSTPSSSANSTVSLQFTVMDTFTPDLNNATSEAYKNFTGRIIHGLDETFKFQFKEKFNRTEIKRLSPGSVKVEANCIFNANTNVTSTEVVRSVVQGINSGALSSLNINENTISSNNVTVQSLGPITVHIELIIFIGFSSAPQLNSILDNWLQPFLMAIYNASSVSGNYTYSDSNGWTKVVSDKLVNTTALLPDDTVFQGLLASKSPVLYQISSVKINNFIAQSLYQTFQQSFRITNKNFDSTLSNKSSTQFMSFSQEVVTTVSMLFSDQNGFQQLFINTFTSGSVVANSSFVYNNNMGSSSQIQQTLANGISTLSLSGLDIDPVSLFPGVTLPPSTPRPFPGFAVAIIVLCGLAILCFPLIIIALVKTGACRKLSRAFALKTPSSTDLKIPLWDD